The Flavobacterium sp. 140616W15 sequence ATACAGAACTGCTGCAGAAAATATTTCTGATGCACAAATCCAAACACAAATTGATGTCTTAAATAATGATTTCAATGCCGCTAACTCTGATTATGGGAGCGTTCCTGCATTATTTGCTAATGTAAAAGCTAATGTTGGTATTAGTTTTGTTTTAGATCAAATCATCAGAAAATCAACAACAAAAACTTCATGGGGAACTAATGATGCCATGAAAAAATCTGCTTCCGGCGGTCTTAACCCAACATCTCCAACTACAAAGCTTAACTTATGGGCTTGTAAAATTGGTGGTGGAATATTAGGTTATGCTCAATTTCCTGGCGGATCTACTGCTACAGATGGAGTTGTAATCGATTCTAAATATTTCGGATTATCAGGATCTGCTGCCGCTCCTTATAATTTAGGAAGAACTGGAACTCACGAAGTGGGTCACTGGATGAGCTTACGTCACATTTGGGGAGATGCTAATTGTGGAACTGATGGAGTAATGGATACACCAGTGCATAACGCAGCTAATTATGGAGTACCTGCATATCCTCACTATAGCACATGTACAGGAACTCCTGTAGAAATGACTATGAACTACATGGATTATACTGACGATGCTGGAATGTATATGTTTACTGTAGATCAAAAAACTAAAATGGCTACCATATTCTTAACTGGTGGACCTAGAGCTTCTTTCGGCATCTAAAAATAAAACCCTATAACTTAACATGTTAATAATTATTAAAAGCGAGATTTAATTATCTCGCTTTTTTTAGTTTATAAATGTAATCTTTCCCTCATTTTTTCTATATTTATGCTCTAAAGAAAGATAAACTATGATTACATCTAAAGTAATTTCAAACGGGATTTTAAGAGCTATTGCAACTATTTTGGGAGTATCGCTTATTTTGTATTTTTTATATCAAATACAAACTGTCATTGTGTACTTATGTGTTTCATTAATATTGTGTTTAATTGCAAACCCGTTTGTAAAATTCTTAAAAGAGAAATTAAAATTCAGTAGTTCATTTGCTGCTATAACA is a genomic window containing:
- a CDS encoding zinc metalloprotease translates to MKKIALSTFAVLLLFSCQNNDQAESTTPEASAVTLRTCATQNVLEAQLKADPTLAIRMNEIEAFTQSKMLSGKLVNGKIQIPVVVNVLYRTAAENISDAQIQTQIDVLNNDFNAANSDYGSVPALFANVKANVGISFVLDQIIRKSTTKTSWGTNDAMKKSASGGLNPTSPTTKLNLWACKIGGGILGYAQFPGGSTATDGVVIDSKYFGLSGSAAAPYNLGRTGTHEVGHWMSLRHIWGDANCGTDGVMDTPVHNAANYGVPAYPHYSTCTGTPVEMTMNYMDYTDDAGMYMFTVDQKTKMATIFLTGGPRASFGI